In Bacillus sp. DX3.1, the following proteins share a genomic window:
- a CDS encoding heavy metal translocating P-type ATPase — protein MSSVKQITVGIDGMTCSACSARIEKVLNKLDGVEVNVNLAMEQATVQYDADEQSVETITNRIEKLGYEVRTKKVNLDIEGMTCAACSNRIEKVISKMEGIESVTVNLAMNTATIIYKDGIITIPAILEKITKLGYKGKPQEETESNKKEEQLKGKRKQLFLSILLSLPLLYTMVAHMPFETGLLVPHFLMNPWVQLLFATPVQFYIGSQFYIGAYRSLRNKSANMDVLVVLGTSAAYFYSLYEGLKTLQNPSYLPQLYFETSAVLITLILVGKYFEAVAKGRTTEAISKLLSLQAKEALVIRDGNEMLIPIENVVIGDTIIVKPGGKIPVDGIVLLGTSSVDEAMITGESIPVDKQSGDALIGATINKNGTLTMRAEKIGKDTALASIIKIVEEAQGSKAPIQRMADTISGIFVPIVVAVAAIAFLIWYFAITPQDLPQSLEVAIAVLVIACPCALGLATPTSIMVGTGKGAEKGILFKGGEYLEATHKINAVLLDKTGTVTKGKPEVTDVMSLQDDMLLFAASAENVSEHPLASAIVEYGKQNNIVLLPVEEFRAVPGHGIEANIEGKQVVIGTRKLMREHSIDMATYEQAMSELEADGKTVMLVAISSQFTGMISVADTIKESSKEAIHTMRSAGIDVYMVTGDNKRTAEAIAKQVGIDHVYAEVLPQQKADIVEQLQEQGKRVAMVGDGINDAPALAKANIGMAIGTGADVAIEAADVTLVGGDLGHIPQAIDLSQKTMKNIRQNLFWALFYNAIGIPIAASGLLEPWVAGAAMAFSSVSVVTNALRLKRVKI, from the coding sequence ATGAGTAGTGTGAAACAGATAACGGTTGGTATCGATGGAATGACATGTTCGGCTTGTTCTGCCAGAATTGAAAAGGTTTTAAATAAGCTAGATGGTGTAGAAGTAAATGTGAATTTAGCGATGGAGCAAGCGACAGTTCAATATGATGCGGATGAACAATCTGTGGAGACAATTACGAATCGAATTGAGAAACTGGGATATGAAGTTCGAACGAAAAAAGTGAATTTAGACATTGAAGGAATGACATGCGCTGCATGTTCAAATCGGATTGAAAAAGTAATTAGTAAAATGGAAGGAATCGAAAGTGTTACTGTTAATCTGGCGATGAACACCGCAACAATCATATATAAAGATGGTATTATTACGATTCCAGCCATTTTAGAGAAAATAACGAAGCTTGGTTATAAAGGAAAACCTCAAGAAGAGACTGAGTCTAATAAAAAAGAAGAACAATTAAAAGGGAAACGAAAACAACTATTTCTTTCTATTTTGTTATCATTACCGCTTCTTTATACAATGGTTGCACATATGCCATTTGAGACTGGGCTACTCGTGCCGCACTTTTTAATGAATCCATGGGTACAATTATTATTTGCAACTCCGGTACAATTTTATATCGGCTCGCAGTTTTATATCGGTGCATACCGATCACTGCGAAATAAAAGTGCGAATATGGATGTACTGGTCGTACTCGGTACATCAGCAGCATATTTTTACAGCCTGTATGAAGGTTTGAAAACATTGCAAAATCCATCGTATTTACCGCAGCTTTATTTTGAAACGAGTGCAGTGTTAATTACATTAATTCTTGTCGGAAAATATTTTGAAGCTGTTGCAAAGGGAAGAACGACAGAAGCGATTTCAAAATTATTAAGCTTACAAGCAAAAGAAGCGTTAGTCATTCGAGATGGGAATGAAATGTTAATCCCAATTGAAAATGTTGTTATCGGTGATACAATTATTGTCAAACCAGGTGGAAAGATACCTGTCGATGGTATAGTTTTATTGGGTACTTCATCTGTTGATGAAGCGATGATCACAGGTGAATCTATTCCAGTTGATAAGCAGTCTGGAGATGCTCTAATTGGAGCAACCATTAATAAGAATGGCACATTAACAATGCGTGCAGAAAAAATTGGAAAAGATACAGCGCTTGCAAGTATTATAAAAATTGTTGAAGAAGCCCAAGGATCAAAAGCACCTATTCAACGTATGGCAGATACAATTTCTGGTATATTTGTTCCGATAGTTGTTGCTGTTGCCGCTATTGCTTTTCTAATCTGGTATTTTGCGATCACTCCGCAGGACTTACCGCAATCTCTTGAAGTTGCCATTGCAGTGTTAGTCATTGCTTGTCCTTGTGCATTAGGACTTGCAACGCCTACCTCTATTATGGTTGGAACTGGAAAAGGAGCAGAGAAAGGAATTCTTTTCAAAGGCGGAGAGTATTTAGAAGCAACACATAAAATTAACGCCGTTTTATTAGATAAAACGGGCACTGTTACGAAGGGGAAACCGGAAGTAACGGATGTGATGAGCTTGCAAGATGATATGCTCCTATTTGCTGCTTCAGCAGAAAATGTTTCGGAACATCCACTTGCTTCTGCAATTGTAGAATATGGAAAACAAAACAATATCGTCCTCTTACCTGTGGAAGAGTTTCGCGCGGTACCTGGACACGGTATTGAAGCAAATATAGAAGGAAAACAAGTCGTAATTGGAACACGAAAATTAATGAGAGAACATAGCATCGATATGGCGACATATGAGCAAGCAATGAGTGAGCTTGAAGCGGATGGAAAAACGGTCATGCTTGTAGCTATTTCGAGTCAGTTTACAGGGATGATTTCCGTTGCTGACACGATTAAAGAAAGCTCAAAAGAAGCCATTCATACAATGCGATCTGCTGGAATCGATGTTTATATGGTAACAGGAGACAATAAGCGAACTGCTGAAGCGATTGCAAAACAAGTCGGTATTGACCATGTATATGCAGAAGTATTGCCACAGCAAAAAGCTGATATTGTAGAGCAATTGCAAGAGCAGGGAAAGCGTGTAGCAATGGTTGGTGATGGTATTAATGATGCGCCAGCACTTGCGAAGGCGAATATCGGTATGGCGATTGGAACAGGAGCAGATGTAGCAATTGAAGCCGCGGATGTTACATTAGTTGGAGGTGACTTAGGTCATATTCCACAAGCGATTGATTTAAGCCAAAAGACAATGAAAAATATTCGTCAAAACCTGTTTTGGGCATTATTCTATAACGCGATTGGTATACCGATTGCTGCAAGTGGTTTATTAGAACCGTGGGTAGCTGGAGCTGCTATGGCATTTAGCTCTGTATCTGTTGTGACAAACGCACTTCGATTGAAACGCGTGAAAATATAA
- a CDS encoding ATPase, with the protein MPFTTGPIENVGNQPANANRARVKILNRTGGPLTGVVRSFRLDGTRTLIEQINFNVAANASNFVTLSLVHSTLGQALQYEVEIVPNQNGGIYSVYGVTAGGVIITAQRVLNSELTQIL; encoded by the coding sequence ATGCCTTTCACTACTGGTCCAATTGAAAACGTAGGAAATCAACCTGCTAATGCAAATAGAGCTAGGGTTAAAATCCTCAATCGTACTGGAGGTCCACTTACTGGGGTAGTTAGATCTTTTAGACTTGACGGTACAAGAACATTAATCGAACAGATAAACTTTAATGTGGCTGCTAATGCTTCTAATTTTGTAACTCTAAGTTTAGTTCACTCTACTTTGGGACAAGCGCTTCAATACGAAGTTGAAATTGTTCCTAATCAAAACGGTGGTATATACAGTGTTTACGGAGTAACAGCTGGTGGCGTTATTATTACTGCACAACGAGTATTGAATTCAGAATTAACGCAGATTCTTTAG
- the copZ gene encoding copper chaperone CopZ, which yields MTVTLNVQGMTCNHCKMAVTNALQELTGVKNVEVELQAGIVSVEYDEAMVKVEQLKDAIEEQGYDIV from the coding sequence ATGACTGTAACATTAAATGTACAAGGAATGACATGTAATCATTGTAAAATGGCGGTAACAAATGCACTGCAAGAATTAACGGGTGTAAAAAACGTAGAAGTTGAACTGCAAGCAGGTATAGTATCAGTTGAATATGATGAAGCAATGGTAAAAGTGGAACAATTAAAGGATGCAATTGAAGAACAAGGTTACGATATTGTGTAA
- a CDS encoding nicotinate phosphoribosyltransferase: MNHYKDDSYALHTDLYQINMAYTYWKDGIHNRRSVFDLYFRKLPFENGYALFAGLEKIIEYIENFRFTESDIAYLKELQFEEEFLHYLQNMKFTGTIRSMIEGEVIFNNEPLLRVDAPLGEAQIIETALLNIVNYQTLIATKAARMKHAANNDELLEFGTRRAHEFDAALWGTRAAFIGGFSSTSNVRAGKRFGIPVAGTHAHSFVQAYRDEYVAFKKYAETHEKCVFLVDTYDTLKSGVPNAIRIAKEFGDRINFYGIRLDSGDMAYLSKEARKLLDEAGFTNTKIIASSDLDEYTIMHLKSQGSKIDVWGVGTKLITSFEQPALGAVYKLVAIEDEDGTLNDTIKISSNPEKITTPGLKRVYRIINRVNQHTEGDYIALETEVPQQEERLKMFHPVHTYISKFVTNFEARELHHDIFINGKRTYELPDILEIQAYAESSLALFWEEYTRTLNPEEYPVDLSQMCWDHKMNYIQTVRDQISNNIQK, from the coding sequence ATGAATCATTATAAAGACGATAGTTACGCCTTACATACAGATTTATATCAAATTAATATGGCTTATACGTATTGGAAAGACGGCATTCATAATCGCCGCTCTGTTTTTGATTTATATTTTCGGAAGCTTCCATTTGAAAATGGTTATGCCCTTTTTGCTGGTCTTGAAAAAATTATCGAGTACATAGAAAATTTTCGTTTCACCGAAAGTGATATCGCTTATTTAAAAGAGCTTCAATTTGAGGAAGAATTTCTACATTATTTACAAAATATGAAGTTTACTGGAACGATTCGCAGCATGATAGAAGGCGAAGTTATTTTTAACAATGAACCACTCCTGCGTGTTGATGCACCGCTTGGAGAAGCTCAAATTATTGAAACTGCTTTGTTGAACATTGTGAATTACCAAACATTAATTGCTACAAAAGCTGCTCGAATGAAGCATGCAGCGAACAATGATGAGCTACTGGAATTTGGTACACGTCGTGCCCATGAATTCGACGCTGCCCTTTGGGGGACACGCGCAGCCTTTATCGGGGGATTTTCTTCTACAAGTAACGTCCGTGCAGGAAAAAGGTTTGGCATTCCAGTGGCAGGCACTCATGCTCATTCATTTGTCCAAGCATATCGTGACGAATATGTTGCCTTTAAAAAATACGCGGAAACACATGAGAAATGCGTTTTTCTCGTTGATACCTATGACACTTTAAAATCTGGTGTGCCAAATGCAATTCGCATTGCGAAAGAATTTGGCGATCGCATTAATTTTTACGGGATTCGTCTTGATAGTGGCGATATGGCATATTTATCAAAAGAAGCACGAAAACTGCTTGATGAAGCAGGATTTACAAACACAAAAATTATCGCTTCTAGCGATTTAGATGAATATACGATTATGCATTTAAAATCACAGGGATCAAAAATCGATGTGTGGGGTGTGGGAACAAAGCTCATTACATCATTTGAGCAGCCCGCATTAGGTGCTGTTTATAAATTGGTGGCCATTGAAGATGAGGATGGGACATTAAACGATACAATCAAAATTTCTTCCAATCCTGAAAAGATTACAACACCAGGATTAAAGCGTGTGTATCGTATTATTAATCGCGTAAACCAACATACAGAAGGTGATTATATCGCTTTAGAAACAGAAGTACCACAACAAGAAGAACGGTTAAAAATGTTCCACCCTGTTCATACGTACATTAGTAAATTTGTGACGAACTTCGAAGCACGTGAGCTACACCATGATATTTTCATAAATGGTAAAAGAACGTATGAATTACCTGACATACTAGAGATTCAAGCCTATGCAGAAAGCAGTTTAGCACTATTTTGGGAAGAATATACACGAACGCTTAACCCTGAAGAATATCCCGTTGATCTAAGCCAAATGTGCTGGGATCATAAAATGAATTATATTCAAACTGTGCGGGATCAAATTTCAAATAATATCCAAAAATAA
- a CDS encoding metal-sensing transcriptional repressor, with product MDHCSNEEKMVPRTDEEIDRVVKRLKRIEGQVRGIQKMIEENRYCVDVLIQISAVQAALNKVGFSLMERHTSHCVAKAIQEGNGDESIQELMKVIKQFSK from the coding sequence ATGGATCATTGTTCAAATGAAGAAAAAATGGTTCCGCGAACGGACGAAGAAATTGATAGGGTTGTAAAGCGTTTAAAACGTATTGAAGGCCAAGTGCGCGGTATACAGAAGATGATTGAAGAAAATCGGTATTGTGTGGATGTCCTTATACAAATTTCTGCAGTACAGGCAGCTTTAAATAAAGTAGGTTTTTCATTGATGGAGCGTCACACAAGCCATTGTGTTGCAAAAGCAATTCAAGAAGGAAATGGAGACGAGTCGATTCAAGAATTAATGAAAGTCATCAAACAGTTCTCGAAATAG
- a CDS encoding VTT domain-containing protein produces MQEIIHSFLTDHYSIAIPLSILFNIIISLAGFIPSIFLTAINIQLFGLSDGTIISIAGEALGAIVSFYFYRLGLQKFAQKKINPYPKIERLLYVQGKEAFLLVLSFRFVPFIPSSIVTLFAALGKMSLLSFSIASTIGKIPALLIEVYSAYHVMNGTKEAKWIITIAGCLGLFYIWKKWKKQ; encoded by the coding sequence ATGCAAGAAATCATTCACTCTTTTCTCACAGATCATTACAGTATTGCAATTCCACTTAGCATCCTATTCAATATCATCATCAGCCTCGCTGGTTTTATTCCAAGCATCTTCTTAACAGCAATTAACATACAGCTTTTCGGTTTATCCGATGGGACGATTATTTCGATTGCTGGCGAAGCGTTAGGAGCAATTGTCTCCTTTTATTTCTATCGATTAGGACTTCAAAAATTCGCCCAAAAAAAAATAAACCCTTATCCAAAAATAGAACGTCTCCTTTACGTACAAGGAAAAGAAGCCTTTTTACTTGTCTTATCGTTTCGGTTTGTTCCATTTATTCCATCAAGTATCGTTACACTATTTGCAGCTCTAGGAAAAATGTCACTGCTCTCTTTCAGTATCGCCAGTACAATAGGGAAAATACCCGCATTGCTCATTGAAGTTTATTCTGCTTATCATGTAATGAACGGAACAAAGGAAGCAAAGTGGATTATAACGATTGCTGGTTGTCTCGGACTATTTTATATATGGAAAAAGTGGAAGAAACAATAA
- a CDS encoding M4 family metallopeptidase, with translation MKKKSLAFVLAAGMAVTTFGGTSSAFADSKNVLSTKKYNEAVQSPEFISGDLTGASGKKAESVVFDYLNAAKQDYKLGEKSAEDSFKVKQVTKDSVGDATVVRLQQVYEGIPVWGSTQLAHVGKDGALKVLSGTVAPDLDKKEKLKKQNKIEDKKAIEIAQQDLGLTPKYEVEPSADLYVYQNGEEATYAYVVKLNFLDPEPGNYYYFIEADSGKVLNKYNTIGHVTNENKAPLKPEAAVKPVTGTNKVGTGKGVLGDTKSINTTLSGSSYYLQDNTRGATIFTYDAKNRSTLPGTLWVDTDNIFNASRDAAAVDAHYYAGVTYDYYKNTFNRNSINNAGAPLKSTVHYGSNYNNAFWNGSQMVYGDGDGSTFVALSGGVDVIGHELTHAVTEYSSNLIYQNESGALNEAISDVFGTLVEYYDNRNPDWEVGEDIYTPGQAGDALRSMSDPAKYGDPDHYSKRYTGSSDNGGVHTNSGIINKAAYLLANGGTHYGVTVNGIGKDKAGAIYYRANTVYFTESTTFSQARAGLVQAAADLYGANSAEVTAVKQSYDAVGVK, from the coding sequence ATGAAAAAGAAAAGTTTAGCATTTGTATTAGCAGCAGGAATGGCAGTTACGACATTTGGAGGGACAAGCTCTGCGTTTGCAGATTCAAAGAATGTACTCTCTACGAAAAAGTATAATGAGGCGGTACAGTCACCTGAATTTATTTCTGGTGATCTGACTGGTGCATCTGGGAAGAAAGCAGAATCTGTCGTTTTTGATTATTTAAATGCGGCAAAACAAGATTATAAGCTAGGAGAAAAGAGTGCGGAGGATTCCTTTAAAGTAAAACAAGTAACAAAGGATTCTGTAGGAGATGCGACAGTTGTACGTTTACAGCAAGTATATGAAGGAATACCTGTATGGGGATCTACTCAACTAGCTCACGTTGGAAAAGATGGTGCGCTAAAAGTGTTATCTGGAACAGTAGCACCTGATTTGGACAAAAAGGAAAAATTAAAAAAACAAAATAAAATTGAAGATAAAAAAGCGATTGAAATTGCACAGCAAGATTTAGGGTTAACTCCGAAATATGAAGTAGAACCATCAGCAGATTTATATGTATATCAAAATGGTGAAGAAGCAACTTACGCATATGTTGTGAAGTTGAATTTCTTAGACCCAGAACCAGGAAACTATTATTATTTCATTGAAGCAGATAGCGGAAAAGTGTTAAATAAATACAATACAATTGGTCATGTAACAAATGAAAATAAAGCTCCGCTTAAACCGGAAGCTGCTGTAAAACCTGTAACAGGAACAAATAAAGTAGGAACAGGTAAAGGGGTATTAGGAGATACAAAATCTATTAATACAACATTATCTGGATCTAGTTACTACTTACAAGACAATACACGCGGTGCAACGATCTTCACATATGATGCGAAAAATCGTTCTACGCTGCCTGGAACATTATGGGTGGACACAGATAACATTTTCAATGCGAGCCGTGATGCAGCAGCAGTAGATGCTCATTACTATGCTGGTGTAACGTATGATTATTATAAAAATACGTTTAACAGAAACTCTATCAATAATGCTGGAGCGCCGTTAAAATCAACGGTTCATTACGGAAGCAATTACAATAATGCATTCTGGAATGGCTCGCAAATGGTATATGGAGATGGAGATGGATCTACATTTGTAGCGTTATCTGGTGGAGTAGATGTAATTGGGCATGAATTAACACATGCTGTTACAGAATATAGTTCAAATCTTATTTATCAAAATGAGTCCGGAGCATTAAATGAAGCGATTTCTGATGTTTTCGGTACTTTAGTAGAATACTATGATAATCGTAATCCAGATTGGGAAGTAGGAGAAGATATTTATACGCCTGGTCAAGCAGGAGATGCACTTCGCTCTATGAGTGATCCAGCAAAGTATGGCGATCCTGATCATTATTCTAAACGTTATACAGGATCTAGCGATAATGGTGGTGTTCATACGAATAGCGGTATTATTAACAAAGCTGCTTATTTACTAGCGAATGGTGGTACACATTATGGCGTAACTGTGAATGGTATTGGTAAAGATAAAGCAGGAGCAATTTATTATCGTGCAAATACAGTATATTTCACGGAATCTACTACATTTAGCCAAGCTCGTGCTGGTTTAGTACAAGCTGCTGCTGATTTATATGGTGCAAACTCTGCGGAAGTTACAGCAGTGAAGCAATCGTATGATGCAGTTGGTGTAAAATAA
- a CDS encoding helix-turn-helix domain-containing protein → MQQTLEKIGKQVFYKRLQQKMTQEELCQGICSVSYLSKIENGKIEASEEILQLLCVRLEIAVSDLRDVEAEVKEKLDDWLNALVHLDKQQVERIYNELQSEMQHVLDFEIINYFNLLYTRYLIMKRDLPALEEELEKLKKMYKKYSPFQKLLYTYSSALRYFMKHRYKASLECLIQAELMAKEQGYYETGIYYNLALVYNHLEAEHMSLHFAQIALEGFRNEYKFRNVINCQLIIAFSYIHRKQYSEALEMYNNILREANSFADKDNIIAMALNNIGYLHYHKKEYAKAKEYYLQCLQYKKEEDFRYIDTTYEIALQCAQLQEFEEAREWITKGITVARKEERYKGVLYLLLMLQYKYFEKKEIYIKFLEVEAIPFFKTEENTKELKKVYLELAEYFGGLSEFKESNRYYKLAIALLEEEGGQ, encoded by the coding sequence ATGCAACAAACTTTAGAAAAAATTGGCAAACAAGTTTTTTATAAGCGACTTCAGCAAAAAATGACACAAGAAGAATTATGTCAGGGCATTTGTTCCGTCTCATATTTAAGTAAAATTGAAAATGGAAAGATAGAAGCATCGGAAGAAATTCTGCAGTTGCTCTGTGTGAGGTTAGAGATTGCTGTGTCGGATTTGAGAGATGTGGAAGCTGAAGTGAAAGAGAAGCTGGATGACTGGTTAAACGCATTAGTTCATTTGGATAAACAACAGGTTGAACGCATATACAACGAACTACAGTCTGAAATGCAGCATGTTTTAGATTTTGAAATCATAAATTATTTTAATCTTCTTTATACACGTTATTTAATTATGAAAAGGGATCTTCCAGCGCTTGAAGAGGAATTAGAGAAGCTGAAGAAGATGTATAAGAAGTATTCGCCATTTCAGAAATTGTTGTATACGTATAGCAGTGCTTTGAGGTATTTCATGAAGCATAGATACAAAGCCTCACTTGAGTGTTTGATTCAAGCAGAATTAATGGCGAAAGAGCAAGGTTATTATGAGACCGGGATTTATTATAATTTAGCGCTCGTATATAATCATCTAGAAGCTGAACATATGTCACTACATTTTGCTCAAATTGCATTAGAAGGATTCCGAAATGAATATAAGTTTCGGAATGTAATTAATTGTCAGCTTATTATTGCTTTTAGTTATATACACAGGAAACAATATAGTGAAGCCTTAGAAATGTATAATAATATTTTAAGAGAGGCAAATTCTTTTGCTGATAAAGATAACATTATAGCGATGGCTTTAAATAATATAGGATATTTGCATTATCATAAAAAAGAGTATGCAAAAGCAAAGGAATATTATTTACAGTGTTTACAGTACAAAAAAGAAGAAGATTTTAGGTATATTGATACTACATATGAGATAGCTTTACAATGTGCTCAATTGCAAGAGTTTGAAGAAGCAAGGGAATGGATTACCAAAGGAATAACTGTTGCGAGAAAAGAGGAAAGATATAAAGGCGTGTTATATTTACTCTTAATGCTTCAGTATAAGTATTTTGAAAAAAAGGAAATATATATAAAGTTTTTAGAAGTAGAGGCTATTCCTTTCTTTAAAACAGAGGAAAATACAAAAGAATTGAAGAAGGTTTATTTAGAACTGGCAGAATACTTCGGAGGATTATCGGAATTCAAAGAAAGTAATCGCTATTATAAATTAGCGATAGCTTTGCTAGAAGAAGAGGGAGGACAATAG
- a CDS encoding VanW family protein, with translation MKLRNLVISSTIAGGLLLCAGGVVGYQYVSNLNKQLDTVVLPHTTFEGISLDGKSKKEVQEIIHQKGNELQKKSLNYTLQGNTQTYTWKDLGMEYRETDIVDNIFKEQKGGIIDRYKIRKKSENGELKRGYKLEPQLNTATFDAFMQEKYNEILKQPVNADLTVSGTAINISQSQDGEKVDKDKLKELTTKAIIARTQDIQLPIASIKPERTTEDIQKMGITDVIAEYSTPMAGRNGNQSFNVKKSANTLSGALVAPDETFSFNGRVGITDAAHGYKSAAVFVNGKVEQSAGGGVCQVSSTLYGAVLRADLGVVARSNHSLPVHYLPLGQDAAVADYGPDLKFKNNTGKHIYIQAFSNGGSVTTRIFGTPTGKNVEVSSKVISNTDTRITAVTYKKVTQNGQIISNGQISKSTYKKT, from the coding sequence ATGAAGCTACGCAATTTAGTTATTAGTTCTACCATTGCAGGTGGACTATTACTTTGTGCAGGTGGAGTTGTTGGTTATCAATATGTATCAAATTTGAACAAACAGCTTGATACAGTTGTGTTACCACACACTACATTTGAAGGTATTTCACTTGATGGTAAAAGCAAAAAAGAAGTTCAAGAAATTATTCACCAAAAAGGGAATGAGTTACAAAAAAAATCGCTTAACTACACTCTCCAAGGCAATACACAAACTTATACATGGAAAGACCTAGGTATGGAATATAGAGAAACAGATATTGTTGACAACATCTTTAAAGAACAAAAAGGCGGCATTATCGATCGTTATAAAATAAGAAAGAAATCTGAAAATGGTGAATTAAAACGTGGTTATAAACTAGAACCACAGTTAAATACAGCAACATTTGATGCATTTATGCAAGAAAAATATAACGAGATCTTAAAGCAACCTGTGAATGCAGATTTAACTGTTTCAGGAACAGCAATTAATATTAGCCAAAGTCAAGATGGCGAAAAGGTGGATAAAGATAAGCTAAAAGAGTTAACAACAAAAGCTATCATTGCCCGCACACAAGATATTCAGCTTCCAATTGCTTCTATAAAACCAGAACGAACTACAGAAGATATACAGAAGATGGGAATTACAGACGTTATCGCTGAATACTCTACTCCTATGGCTGGTCGAAATGGCAATCAATCCTTCAATGTTAAAAAGTCAGCTAACACTTTAAGCGGCGCACTTGTAGCACCTGATGAAACATTTAGCTTCAATGGACGCGTCGGTATTACAGATGCAGCGCACGGCTACAAATCAGCCGCAGTATTTGTAAATGGAAAAGTCGAACAAAGTGCTGGTGGTGGTGTTTGCCAAGTTAGTAGTACATTATACGGTGCTGTATTACGTGCTGACTTAGGAGTTGTTGCACGTAGTAATCACTCATTACCTGTTCATTACTTACCGCTTGGGCAAGATGCAGCCGTTGCTGATTACGGTCCAGATTTAAAATTTAAAAACAATACCGGTAAACATATTTACATTCAAGCATTTTCTAATGGTGGTAGCGTAACAACACGTATTTTTGGCACACCAACTGGCAAAAACGTAGAAGTTTCATCGAAGGTTATCAGTAATACTGATACTAGAATTACTGCTGTCACATATAAAAAAGTAACGCAAAACGGTCAAATTATCTCGAACGGTCAAATTTCAAAAAGCACATACAAAAAGACGTGA
- a CDS encoding RNase A-like domain-containing lipoprotein translates to MKRLWSIFFSAMLAMILILSGCSGQEQKKTSPKENNSTSVEKISDNILDEMEGPPKNGHTIERHVGKTEDQLKERLRTDKISAASTYYDKETATKAVKDSLKQHEKEIENWLKNSKENRLVLNTRHAFPVGKTVFKRDMRVQDKLVNTVTVLARDKAGSLGFKIITSYPSDK, encoded by the coding sequence ATGAAACGATTATGGAGTATTTTCTTTAGTGCAATGCTGGCGATGATTCTTATCTTAAGCGGTTGTTCAGGGCAAGAACAGAAAAAAACGAGTCCGAAAGAGAACAATTCAACATCGGTAGAAAAAATTAGTGATAACATTTTAGACGAGATGGAAGGGCCACCGAAAAATGGTCATACGATAGAACGTCATGTTGGAAAAACGGAAGATCAGTTAAAAGAAAGATTGCGTACAGATAAAATATCGGCTGCAAGTACATACTACGATAAAGAAACAGCAACAAAAGCTGTTAAAGACAGTTTGAAGCAACATGAGAAGGAAATTGAGAATTGGTTAAAGAATTCTAAAGAAAATCGTCTTGTACTAAATACGAGGCACGCATTTCCAGTTGGAAAAACAGTGTTTAAGCGAGATATGCGTGTACAAGATAAGCTTGTGAATACAGTTACTGTTTTAGCAAGAGATAAAGCGGGTTCATTAGGCTTTAAAATTATTACTTCTTATCCTTCAGATAAATAA
- a CDS encoding penicillin-binding protein yields the protein MANHDKCVCEQLARLQLGTEVDIFLSGNTIEDVIFANFDPENFCATFVDNETEPGTVIVLDCRDILALRIE from the coding sequence ATGGCTAATCATGATAAATGTGTATGTGAACAATTAGCAAGATTACAGTTAGGTACAGAAGTAGATATTTTTCTAAGTGGAAATACAATAGAAGATGTTATTTTTGCTAATTTCGATCCGGAAAATTTTTGTGCAACTTTTGTAGATAATGAAACAGAACCAGGAACTGTGATTGTTTTAGATTGTCGAGACATTCTAGCACTTCGAATTGAATAA